AAGACTTCTATATTCAATCCCATCGCCTCAATGACGACAGGAGAAAGCTCTGACGTGTCGATCATCAGCTTCTTCATGACATCAACCCCGTATGTGACGGGATTGATCTTCACGATGACGTCCATCCACGCCGGCATGTTGCTCACCGGAAAGAGGGCGCCGGACAGAAAGATCATCGGCATGACGAGGATCTGCACCGTCATCTGAAAGCCCTGCGTGGATCGGATGATACTCGCAAACAGCAGGCCCAGTCCCGACAGGGCCGCCCCGAAGAGGAACATAAACGGGATGACCTGCAGGAGGTTCATGATTCCGTATGACAGACCGAGAAACGGAATGAGCAAGAACAGAATGATGCCCTGAATCGTGGCGACCGTTGCCGCACCAAGCATCTTGCCGATCGCGATACTCACCCGCGAAATCGGAGACACAAGAATCTCTTTCATATAGCCTTTATCCTTGTCCTCAATCACCGACATCGCAGAGAAGACCGACGTCATCAGGAGCGTCATCGCCACAATCCCCGGGAAGACGAACTCCACGTAGTTGAAGCTGGCTGTTCCGTCCGGCATATTGCCCATCATCATCGTCTCCATCGTGCCGCTCATCCCGCCGCCGAAGATCAGTAAAAACAGAATCGGCATCGTAAAGGAGCCAAACAGACGGGCCTTATCCCGGAAAAACTTCATCAGATCGCGCTGCCAGATCGCAATAATCCCTTCCATAATCAGCTCTCCTCTCCTGATGCCGCTTCACTGATTTTGCGGCCGGTAAAAGCCAAAAACACATCGTTCAGCGTCGGTTTCCGGATGTTGAGACGTGTTACCGGCGGCGTCAGTGTCTTGATGAAGTCCGAAATAAACGCATCGCTGTTGGCGACCTTCAGATGAATGACGTCCCCCTCGACAGTGACTTCCGCACCTTCAACATGCGCATCGATTTCGTCCATCGCAAGGGCGTTATCCGTCGTGGACAGTTCAATGATGTCACCGCCAAGCTGATTCTTAAGGGCGGTCGGCGTATCGATGGCGATAATCTCGCCCTGATCCATAATCGCAACCCGGTCACTGATCTCCGCTTCGTCCAGGTAATGGGTCGTCAAAAACATCGTTATGCCCTCTTTTTCTTTGAGCTTCAGAATATATTCCCACAGATGTGCCCGCGTCTGCGGATCGAGCCCCACCGTCGGTTCATCGAGAAAGAGCACTTTCGGATAATGCAGAAGCCCTCTGGCGATTTCCAATCGGCGCTTCATACCGCCGGAATATGTTTCCGCACGCTTGTTCTGAACATCGATCAGGTCGACGATCTCAAGCACTTCCTGAATCCGTCCGTGGCGCTTTTCTTTTGGCACCCGGTAAAAGCGGCAGTGAAGCATCAGGTTTTCATACCCCGTCAGCTTCTGATCCAGGGTGTTTTCCTGAAAGATAATGCCGATACTCGCCCGGACGCTGTCTTTTTCTTTTTTCACGTTGAAACCGTTAATCTCAATCGATCCCGAAGTCGGTTTCAGCATCGTACAGATCATGTTGATTGTTGTACTTTTCCCCGCCCCGTTCGGACCGAGAAAACCGAAGATCTCTCCTTCTTCAACGTCGAAGCTGATCTGTTTCACGGCTTCCTTGTCTTTATACTGTTTCGTCAGTTCTTTGACGGATATGATTGACGTCATAACAGGTGTCCTCCATGTAATGAATGGTTGTGTATGTCTATTATGGCGGCACCGTCAGTCAATGTCCAAGAGAACGACAGCAAGCCTCAGCGAAACGTGCCTTCGGCTCCGTTACAGAGCTTTTCGGTACGGTTCGGAATGAGGCCGAGTCGGGTATGTTCAGCTGGCTGCACCATGATTGCCTTGTCAGGACCTGGACGTTTTGACTGTGTTTTTCCCGCTTCTTTTCGCCTGATACAGAGCCGCATCCGCCTGTTCAAGCAGTTTCTCCGGAGAATGCAGATCGCGGGCTTGAAGAACTGCTACGCCTGCACTGACTGTTAACCGGTTTTGAACATCCGACTGTTCGTGGGGAATCGCTGCTTCTTCCACCCTTTTCCGAATCTGTTCTGCGAGTGCATAAGTCTCGGCTTCTGAAGCCTCTTTTACCAACACCGCAAATTCTTCACCGCCGTACCGGTAGACCTCTGCCGAATCTTCTTCTTTGATCACCTGTTTAAAAAGCGTCGCAACTTCTTTCAGACAGTCGTCTCCCTGCAGATGACCGTAAAAATCATTATAATTTTTGTAGTTATCAATATCGAGCATGACCAACCCGAGTTTCCCATTTTCGTCCATTGTCTCTTTAACCACGGTGATCAGATCTTCATCAAACATCCGCCGGTTAGGCAGGCCCGTCAGGCCGTCCAGCTCGGATAAGGTCTTCAGATGCTTCATCGTATCATTCAGTTCTTCCGTTCTTCTTGCCACTTCATCCTCGAGATGCTCCTGCCATTTTTGCTGTTCTTCTGAGAGCTGTTCAATCTCTTCGTATGCGGAGAATGTCCGCATGGAGATGATCGCCACCTGTCCGAAAATCATAAACAGCAAGCCGACCGGAGCCATATCAACAGAATCAACAAGACGCAAATGGTGAAGCATGTCATTCACCACAGTGACGGCAAATACCCCAAACAGCGCAAGGGTCATACCCGCACCCTGTTTTCTGTCGAGAGCTGCTTTGATGATGATCATAAATCCATAGAGAAAGAGAGCCCCGGTATACATCTGATAATAAGGCAGGCTCTCGGAGAAGACCGAAACCGGCGTCAGAATAACAAACAGCGCAAATAAACCGCTGATTCCGGCGAGCGTATAGGTCACTCGGCCACTCCCGTAGACCTTATACATATGATAGAGAAACAGAAGAAAAATTCCACCTCCGGCATAAAACGAAACATATTCCAGGTGAATCCCGAGCTCCCAGCTGAAATGAGGAAAAAGTTGATACAGCATCCTCTCCCCGGTCAAAGACACACGTACCGCAATCATTACACAGAACAGGCTAAAATACAGATTGGCCCGATCCTTCCTTCTTAACAAAAAGATGATAAAATGATGAACCGCAGCTAACATCAGTGCACCAATCATCATGATTTCTATATACAGCGATGCCTGTTGGACCGTTCGGACATCTTCATAGAGGCCGAATTCGATCGCGTTGTGCGGTCCCCCTTCCCGGTGATGGAAATTGGACACCTGAATAACCATTTCAAGAGTGGTACTCTTCGCTGTATACTGAATCATCGCAGGAGCGATCCATGGGACTTCTTCTGCTTCGCTGCCAACATTTCCCTGCTTATGTATCAGATCACCGTTGATCCAGAGCACATAGCTGGCTGTAATATCCGGTATGTATAAGCCGAGACTCTTTCCGACTGCCTCCTCAGGAATTCGAATCTCCTTGAAATACGTTGCGTATCCTTTGCTGCTGTAGTTACCCGTATCCGTCCAATAGCCCCATGTGTCGAGGTGTTCCGCATGGCCGATTCTTTCTTTTACCTCTTCCGGCATTAGCAGTTCTTCCCAAAAAAACAGCCAGTCATCCTGCAAGGCGTGGACAGTGTTCCCTTCAAAATCAAGCTTCTCTTCCGTGTTATTGGAGTAATCGCCCGCCATCATCGTACCAGGACCGGAAAACATCAAAACAGACAGCACAATAAGAAAGGCCGCCAATCTAACCGTGATGAAACGGCAGCGTCTTGACTGTACCATTGTGCTCCCCCCCTTTCCGAACTACGACTTTTGACCATATTGTACCATTGAACCTACATAAAAACAGGACTATTATTGAATTTCACGGTAATGACACAAACAAATTAGCGTCCTGTTTTCGTAATAAGGAACCGTATGCACGGCAGCATACGGTTCCTTGAGTTGATTCATTTACGATTGTACTTCTGTGCGGACCGGTTCCTCATGCTCCGTCAAGCCAAGACTTTCTTCAGTCTCCCTGAATATCTCATCAAACAGTTCAGGGTGATCGGAGAGTTTGAGTCCGTAAGAGGGAACCATCTCACGAATCTTCTCTTCCCATTCCGGCAGCCGTTCCGGGAAGCACTGTTCAAGGACCTGCAGCATCACATGCACCGTCGTCGATGCCCCGGGTGATGCCCCGAGGAGAGCGGCGACAGAACCGTCCTCTGAGGTGATGACCTCTGTGCCGAACCGCAGGGTCCCCTTGCCTTCTTCCTCGGTATCCTTGATGACCTGAACCCGCTGCCCGGCGGTGACGAGCTTCCAGTCTTCCGATTTCGCATGTGGGATAAAGGCCTGCAGCTCCTTCATCCGCTGCTTTTTCGTCAACAGCACCTGTTCAATCAGATACTTCGTCAATGGCATTTCCTTTGCCCCTGCCGCAAGCATCGTAAAGAGGTTATCCTGCCTGATTGATGTCAGGAGATCGAGATTCGATCCCTCTTTCAGAAACTTCGGCGAAAATCCGGCGAATGGACCAAAGAGGAGAGCCTTCTTTCCGTCGATATACCTCGTATCGAGGTGCGGCACGGACATCGGCGGTGCGCCGACTTTTGCCTTCCCGTACACTTTGGCATGATGTTGCTCGATGACCCCCCGGTTTGTGCAGACCATAAACTGGCCGCTTACAGGGAAACCGCCGATCTGTTTCGATTCTGGAATACCGGTTTTCTGAAGGAGGTGCAGACTCCCTCCCCCGGCACCGATAAACACAAACCGCGCCCGGTACGTCTCCTGATGACGGGTAGCCAAATTCCGGACATTGACGTTCCATGTCCCGTCCGGATTCTGATAGAGGTCGTCCACGCTGTGATTGTAATGAACAGACGTGCCGTCCTCTTGAAGATTCGTCATCATCCGTCTCGTCAGTTCCCCGAAGTTAATATCCGTCCCATAATCAATCTTCGTCGCGGCGACGGGCTCACCCGGCTCCCTGCCTTTCATCATGAGCGGAAACCAACTTTTCAGTTCGTCATGATCCGTGGAAAATGCCATCTCCTTAAACAGTGGATGAAACAGCATCGCCTCATAGCGATTCCGTAAATAATCCACACCGTCCTGGCCCTGCACAAAACTGATGTGCGGAATCCGTCTGATGAAGCGCTCCGGAGCGGTAAGCCGTCCCTGTCTCACCAGATACGACCAGAACTGCCGCGACAGCTGAAACTGCTCATTGACGTTTACTGCCTTCCCCGTCTCCACACTGCCATCCCCGCGCTCCGGGGTATAGTTCAACTCACACAGGGCCGAATGACCCGTGCCTGCATTGTTCCATTCGTTCGAGCTTTCTTTTGCCGCACCATCGAGTTTTTCGAAGACCTGAATCTCCCACTCCGGTTGTAACTCACGGATCATCGTTCCAAGGGTCGCACTCATGACGCCTGCACCAATCAACACAACATCTGTCTTCTTTTGGTTTGCTGTCATCTCAATCATCCTATTCTCTGCGTATTCGTCACTTCTCGATGCTCACTGTTTCACTATTCTGAAAATGAGGAATAATAAGGCATTGGATACTATGCTCACTGAATCATTTGCTCTATTGTACCACCATTCACATAAAAATAAAACGTTTTCACCTGTGTGTATAGTGTTAATTTACCCTGGTGTTTATTTATGATAATGTAAATAGAAAGATGACTTTATTCATAAAAAGAAAGGTGGAAACCGAATGAATGAGCCTAACAGCCGTACCATTGTCCATCCGGAACCGGGGAAGAAATCACGTTTTTAAAAACAAGTGAGGAAACCGAAGGCAGTTATGAGTACATCGAAGTCTTTTTACCTCCCGGAGGCGAAGGCCCGCCCCTTCATTACCAAGGCAAATTTGAGGAGACTTTCAGAACCCTGGAGGGAAAGCTGCAAATCAACCTGAAAGAAGATAAAAAAATCCTTCTCCCGGCTGATGATGAACTGACCATCCCAAAAGAGACCTATCATCAGTTTGTCAACGGATCTTCCGAAGAACCGGTCCGCTTTACCGTGACACTCACTCCGGCCCATCACTTCGAGACATCGATGCGGATCATCTATGGCCTGATTGCAGACGGACAGGTCAATCCAGACGGTACTTTCAAAAATCCGCTTCACATGGCTGTTGCCCTCGACATGCAGGATACCCGCATCCTTGGCATGGAAGGCCTGGAACCGCTGGCAAAAGAAGCGTACGACAAAAAAATCGATCAGGACCTGATCGATACGTACATCACGAAAAACCGCTGATTCATTTAACTGCCCGTTTTACTTAAAAGCGTCACCGTCACCAGAATGATCCCCATACCGATCAGTTCAAGCACGGAGAGGGACTGGCCGATTACCGCCGCTCCAAATGCAGACGCCGTTACCGGTTCGACCATCGCCACCATCGAGGCGGTGGTCGGTGCCGTATAGCGAATCCCGTAAAGATACAGGATAAAGGACAGCCCGGCACCCAAGACACCAATCAGAATGAACAACAGGGCATCCTCCGTATACCAGACACGAACGGCTTCCCCGTGATCAATCAGGAAAAAGACGATCACACTGAACGAGAAGAACGCCAACGTCAGTGCAGTCTGGGGTCGGCCGGTGAGAACTGCATTCTTAAAGCCGAAGATAAAGACCGCATAAGATAATCCGGCACCAAGACCCGCCAAAAGACCAAAGACAGACACGGACATCGCATCCGGACTCCAGGATCCTGTAAGCAGCACGATCCCCAAAAGCACAAGCCCGATGCAGACCCCTTTCAGCCAGGTTGCCCGCTCATAGCCTGCCATTACAGAGATAAGCAGCACCATCGCAGGTGCCGTATACATAAGCGTCGCCGCGACCGCAATGGCTGCCGCTTCAATGCTGAGGTAATAGAGGGTGAAATTCCCCGCGACACCGATGCCCGCAAGGACAGACCAGAAGAAAAAGCGGGAATCGCGGTTCTTGTTATACCTGAACTGAACCAAAAACCAGACAAAGAAAAACAGAAAGCCGGTCACCCCGCGATAAAACGAAATCAGGACAGGGTCCCAGCCCCGTTCCATCAAAATATCTGCGATGCCTCCGCTGAGTCCCCAAAACAATGCCGCCAGGATCACGTAAGAAACACCTGTTATTCGCATCATCCACCTCCTGTCATCATGCTCCGTTTTCCAAACTTACCAAACGCGCTGACTTTGTTCGATATCATTCTCCACAGGGCTCATTCCTTCATGGTCCTTTTCTTTAAACGTATGATTTTCTCATAAGAAATAACAATTTAATGACAAAATTCATTATAAAAGAAACCCTTTGAACATGTGCTTTGCTCAAAGGGTTTTGCGACAGGTTATCGGTCTTTTATTGAGTGACGTAGTCCCGCCACTTATGCTCCGGCTGCCAGTTTAAGAGCCGCTTTGCCTTGTCATTTTTGAGGAGCGCCTCATAGCCGGAGATGTCTGATTTAAATGTTGTGACATTAGGAAAGCACGTTTCCATCAGCGTTTTGCTTTCGATCGCCATACTCGTGTCATCTGCCCCGATATTCAGTGCCACCGATCCGAGGCCGTCTGTTTCCACAGCCAGGCGATACGCCGTTGCCGCGTCCCTGGTATCAATATAGCTCCAAAGAATCGGTTTGCGCTGTTCCGGATCGTGAATGAATCCCGGGAAGTTCGCATACATCTCCGGCGCGATCACATTGCCGAGACGGAAGGAGACAACCTGCATACCGGTGCGCTGATGGATCATATCCGCCGTCTTTTCATTCACGACTTTGGATAATCCGTAGCTGTCTTCCGGCCGCTGCGGATGCTCTTCATCCATCGGCACATACAGCGGTTCAAGGCCCTGCTTCGAAAAACAGATCCCGTAAGACGATTCACTCGAAGAGATCACCGCTTTTTTAATGCCGAGATTTCCCGCTGCCTCGAGGATATTGTACGTTGACATCACATTATTCTCAAACGTCACTTCATTCGGATGAGAATACGCGACGGGAATCGCCGCGATATGTACGACCGCATCTGCCCCTGCAAGCACCCCGTGCACCTGCCCCAAATCAGTAAGATCGGTAATTACCGTTTTACATAACGCTTCTTTCGGATGCTTCACATCCGCATTGACCACCTCGTACCCGTGATCGAGAAATTCCTGAATCACGGCCGGGCCAAGCAACCCGCTGCCTCCTGTTACAACCACTTTTCCCATCATAACGCCTCCTGTTTAATCGGTACTGCACTTTGTTCACCTGCTGAACTAAGCATAGGAGATTCGAGGACCTGATGCAACGGATCTGCCCGGGAATTTTG
This genomic window from [Bacillus] selenitireducens MLS10 contains:
- a CDS encoding NAD-dependent epimerase/dehydratase family protein, with translation MGKVVVTGGSGLLGPAVIQEFLDHGYEVVNADVKHPKEALCKTVITDLTDLGQVHGVLAGADAVVHIAAIPVAYSHPNEVTFENNVMSTYNILEAAGNLGIKKAVISSSESSYGICFSKQGLEPLYVPMDEEHPQRPEDSYGLSKVVNEKTADMIHQRTGMQVVSFRLGNVIAPEMYANFPGFIHDPEQRKPILWSYIDTRDAATAYRLAVETDGLGSVALNIGADDTSMAIESKTLMETCFPNVTTFKSDISGYEALLKNDKAKRLLNWQPEHKWRDYVTQ
- a CDS encoding daunorubicin resistance protein DrrA family ABC transporter ATP-binding protein gives rise to the protein MTSIISVKELTKQYKDKEAVKQISFDVEEGEIFGFLGPNGAGKSTTINMICTMLKPTSGSIEINGFNVKKEKDSVRASIGIIFQENTLDQKLTGYENLMLHCRFYRVPKEKRHGRIQEVLEIVDLIDVQNKRAETYSGGMKRRLEIARGLLHYPKVLFLDEPTVGLDPQTRAHLWEYILKLKEKEGITMFLTTHYLDEAEISDRVAIMDQGEIIAIDTPTALKNQLGGDIIELSTTDNALAMDEIDAHVEGAEVTVEGDVIHLKVANSDAFISDFIKTLTPPVTRLNIRKPTLNDVFLAFTGRKISEAASGEES
- a CDS encoding DMT family transporter — encoded protein: MRITGVSYVILAALFWGLSGGIADILMERGWDPVLISFYRGVTGFLFFFVWFLVQFRYNKNRDSRFFFWSVLAGIGVAGNFTLYYLSIEAAAIAVAATLMYTAPAMVLLISVMAGYERATWLKGVCIGLVLLGIVLLTGSWSPDAMSVSVFGLLAGLGAGLSYAVFIFGFKNAVLTGRPQTALTLAFFSFSVIVFFLIDHGEAVRVWYTEDALLFILIGVLGAGLSFILYLYGIRYTAPTTASMVAMVEPVTASAFGAAVIGQSLSVLELIGMGIILVTVTLLSKTGS
- a CDS encoding GGDEF domain-containing protein, whose amino-acid sequence is MVQSRRCRFITVRLAAFLIVLSVLMFSGPGTMMAGDYSNNTEEKLDFEGNTVHALQDDWLFFWEELLMPEEVKERIGHAEHLDTWGYWTDTGNYSSKGYATYFKEIRIPEEAVGKSLGLYIPDITASYVLWINGDLIHKQGNVGSEAEEVPWIAPAMIQYTAKSTTLEMVIQVSNFHHREGGPHNAIEFGLYEDVRTVQQASLYIEIMMIGALMLAAVHHFIIFLLRRKDRANLYFSLFCVMIAVRVSLTGERMLYQLFPHFSWELGIHLEYVSFYAGGGIFLLFLYHMYKVYGSGRVTYTLAGISGLFALFVILTPVSVFSESLPYYQMYTGALFLYGFMIIIKAALDRKQGAGMTLALFGVFAVTVVNDMLHHLRLVDSVDMAPVGLLFMIFGQVAIISMRTFSAYEEIEQLSEEQQKWQEHLEDEVARRTEELNDTMKHLKTLSELDGLTGLPNRRMFDEDLITVVKETMDENGKLGLVMLDIDNYKNYNDFYGHLQGDDCLKEVATLFKQVIKEEDSAEVYRYGGEEFAVLVKEASEAETYALAEQIRKRVEEAAIPHEQSDVQNRLTVSAGVAVLQARDLHSPEKLLEQADAALYQAKRSGKNTVKTSRS
- a CDS encoding malate:quinone oxidoreductase gives rise to the protein MTANQKKTDVVLIGAGVMSATLGTMIRELQPEWEIQVFEKLDGAAKESSNEWNNAGTGHSALCELNYTPERGDGSVETGKAVNVNEQFQLSRQFWSYLVRQGRLTAPERFIRRIPHISFVQGQDGVDYLRNRYEAMLFHPLFKEMAFSTDHDELKSWFPLMMKGREPGEPVAATKIDYGTDINFGELTRRMMTNLQEDGTSVHYNHSVDDLYQNPDGTWNVNVRNLATRHQETYRARFVFIGAGGGSLHLLQKTGIPESKQIGGFPVSGQFMVCTNRGVIEQHHAKVYGKAKVGAPPMSVPHLDTRYIDGKKALLFGPFAGFSPKFLKEGSNLDLLTSIRQDNLFTMLAAGAKEMPLTKYLIEQVLLTKKQRMKELQAFIPHAKSEDWKLVTAGQRVQVIKDTEEEGKGTLRFGTEVITSEDGSVAALLGASPGASTTVHVMLQVLEQCFPERLPEWEEKIREMVPSYGLKLSDHPELFDEIFRETEESLGLTEHEEPVRTEVQS
- a CDS encoding ABC transporter permease, coding for MEGIIAIWQRDLMKFFRDKARLFGSFTMPILFLLIFGGGMSGTMETMMMGNMPDGTASFNYVEFVFPGIVAMTLLMTSVFSAMSVIEDKDKGYMKEILVSPISRVSIAIGKMLGAATVATIQGIILFLLIPFLGLSYGIMNLLQVIPFMFLFGAALSGLGLLFASIIRSTQGFQMTVQILVMPMIFLSGALFPVSNMPAWMDVIVKINPVTYGVDVMKKLMIDTSELSPVVIEAMGLNIEVFGRQVTIFEEILFIAAFAAVLVFFATISFKRANA